The Akkermansia sp. RCC_12PD genome contains the following window.
TGGGAGAATATATGGCTGGAAAATCCATAGGATTTTCTAATTTGTCCAATCAGGAAAAACAACAAGCCCGCGAAGCTATAGGGAATACGCCCAGTGCACAGGAAGTCGCAGATATGGCACAAGAAATAGTGGACACCAGTCAGGATCATTTGGATGATTTGCAGACGGCTTTAGATGCTGTAGGTGTCATTGATCCAACGCCTGCATGTGATTTGACGAATGCCTTAATTCATTGTTGCCGTGGTAATTGGATGGACATTGGTATCAGTTTAGCCGGTTGTGTGCCGTATTTTGGAGATTCGCTTAAAGGTATTAAGTACGGTGCCAAATTAGGTAAGGGAGGAAAAACAGAAAAAGCGCTCAAAGAAACAGAGAAAAATTTAGCTAAAGGTATTCGTGAAAAAGATTTAGGCCCTAGTGGTAAGCCAAAAATTCATAATAAAGACCTATCCAGTAAAAAGGAAGCAAAAGAAGCAGCGCAACACGAAGGTAAGGGCAATCCCATGCATCATCCTAATCCTACGGTAGGCTCACCCCATTATCATGCCACAGACAAGGATGGAAAAAAAATTCCAGGAACTCATTATAATTATCCGAGATGATGAAACGAATTATATCCTATTATGGCGCATTAGTGCATTTCAAAAACATGGGGCCTGATGACGAAATGTTCGATCAAAATAAAGGTCAATATGGGGCCTATGGATATCTCTTTGCAAGAACAGACAGCGAGTTGACGTTTAAAAAACTTATAGAAAACTATGCAGATGAATATCGGACGGGTATTATTGAGATTTCCAATATGGAAAAAAGGCCGGATTTTGACGGAGAAGGCTACTATCATTACTTGGGCATTTATACCGATCTTTCGATCAATTGTTATTCTTTGACCACAGAGAACGACTTTGTTGAAAAAACATGTCATGACCCTATTCTTATTCCTATCTGGAGAAGTGCGACTGTCATCATAAAAAATTGCGGGAAGGACGATGAATTGTTTGTTGATCTTTCTCACGCACCAAGTGCAAAATTGTATGTTATGGCAAAAACCACAACGGAGGAACTTTTTATCACGCTTATAGAGAATTATGTATCGGATTATCATTCTGAGATCATCGGAATAGAAAATCTGAGGGTGGAGAAAAATGTTGATAATGTGGAAATGGCTGGCAGTGAACATCAATATATGGGAATTTATGACAATGGGTGCCTTGAAGCAGTTGAAGAAGTGGGCGCATAAAGAAAGGTAAATGCATAAGGCGCTTTACATTATTGGTTTTCCTTCTCTATACGGAGGCGCAGGAGCTGAGCTTTACCATCAGCTTCAGGTATGGGAAAGGATAGGAATGGAAATTCACTTCATCCCCACACAGGATGATGTTCAGAAGAATCCCCTCTATTCCGAAATGGCTGCCTGTGGGAGTACGATTCATAATGCTTTTGACTGGTCAGTCATTCCTGATGGTGCTCCTGTCATCAGTTTTTGCAATCAGGAGTTCTTGAATTCATTGCCTGAAATCCGTCAACGTTCGAGACGCACGATTTTCGTCAACTGCATGACCTGGCTTTTTGGCAAGGAAAAGGAAGCTATGCAACGCGGAGACATCGCTCTCTTTCTCTATCAAAATGAAAATGTTAAAACAAACCTCATGCCTCGTCTTAAGGCACTGAATGACGATGCGAACATTCGATTCATGAGCTTCCGGCCCTACTTCGACGATGCGGCCTTTCCCTTCATGGGAAAACGCCTTTCGGACTGGTTTGGAGCGGGTCATATCTCCCGACAGGAAGACGATAAATTCAGCAAAGATATCCTCAAAATATATGAATATTTTTCCTCACCTATAGAAAAGAGAGGTTTTTTTCTTGGCTTCGATGCCCGTAGCCAAGCGAAGACTGGAGAACCGCCTGCCTGGATCGAAACCTACCACGATCACAATGACCTTTCGCAGCAGGAATTTTACCACCGTTGCCATATTATCTTGCAACCCACGGACACCACAGAAAACTGGCCCCGTATAGGCTTTGAGGCGATGGCGAGTGGTAGCGTTCTCATCGTGGACAAACGTGGGGGATGGGAGCAGATGATCGAACACGGCAAGACCGGGTGGCTCTGCGAAAATACGGGAGACTTCATTGCCTACGCCTCGAAAATGGCTTGGGAACCGCACTTGCGTGAAGACATAGCTGCGGCTGCCCGTGAGCGCGGGCGGAAACTTGGTGGTATGGAAGCCTCATTAGAAAGCTGGGAAGAAGTATTCTACAGTCTCGATCAGTTGCCGGAATAGCATTCATTTGTATGGCGGCATATGGGGCCTCTGCTGGTAGGCTATCATCAATCAAAAGGAAATCTTCACAAATTTAACATTGTTTAAGTGAGCTATCGCTACCCGATTTTTCCTGTTTTGTTCACCGGCCTCCGCATCAAGTGGAAAAAGATGTTCCTGTCCGTTTGCCTGGAAGTGGCGGCAGTAACACCTTCCTGAAAGGAATGCAGGGAACGCCAGCATCCGATCAAGGACGGCAGGAATGCCCGGTTGTCGGTAGCGGACAGTTTTTTCCTTTCATAACTGGAGGTTTGTCTCAAGGAACAGAAAATTTTTGAGATAGGGTTTCTGTTCCTGAAGAAGGTGGATAGGGCCATCCGGATGTTTCATGTTGATCTTCCTTATCTGCTCTTTTTCCGGGGCCAACACGGCAAACGCTTCTTTCTGGAATTTCAGCCATTCTTTTTATTTGCTCCCTGGATTCGGTATCCAGCTTTCCTTGTGAGTACTTGAGTTGAATTTCGCGCACCTCCATCTCAATAATCTCTTCGGGAGTAACCTGGAATTTATTGAAATTGTATTTTCCAAAGGCAAGCGTATGCAGAGCGCCCACCTGGTGCATGTACCATGCAGTACAGGCAAGATCCCGATCCATCTGGCTGGCTGCGGTTTCTGAAGGGATTTCATTGCCGCGGTACGATTTTTAGAGCCGGGAGCAGCAACCGCACAGGAAAAGAATGGGAAAGAGCAGTAATTTCATGATTCCTCGTTAATGAATTACTCCCAGTATGTCAGATCGGGATGTTTTGCCACTGAACCGGAAAAAATTCCTCCCGGCTTCACAAGTTCTGCTGCATGGAATGTTATCGGCGCGTCAGATGCCGACCACGGCACCAATAGTCTGGATGATG
Protein-coding sequences here:
- a CDS encoding glycosyltransferase — encoded protein: MHKALYIIGFPSLYGGAGAELYHQLQVWERIGMEIHFIPTQDDVQKNPLYSEMAACGSTIHNAFDWSVIPDGAPVISFCNQEFLNSLPEIRQRSRRTIFVNCMTWLFGKEKEAMQRGDIALFLYQNENVKTNLMPRLKALNDDANIRFMSFRPYFDDAAFPFMGKRLSDWFGAGHISRQEDDKFSKDILKIYEYFSSPIEKRGFFLGFDARSQAKTGEPPAWIETYHDHNDLSQQEFYHRCHIILQPTDTTENWPRIGFEAMASGSVLIVDKRGGWEQMIEHGKTGWLCENTGDFIAYASKMAWEPHLREDIAAAARERGRKLGGMEASLESWEEVFYSLDQLPE